The Allochromatium tepidum genome has a window encoding:
- the malQ gene encoding 4-alpha-glucanotransferase codes for MHRTSGLLLHPTSLPGPYGIGDLGPSARRFVDFLAAAGQGLWQMLPLGPTGYRDSPYQCTSAFAANPLLISPDGLLELGWLQASDLDGRPEFPEDRVDFGAVAPWKTRLLELARAGFGERAGEDDRADYARFCEHKAFWLDDYALYHALKTHHDLRPWTEWEPALAQRDPAALAAWSEHYQAEIELQRFVQYVFHRQWSALRDYARARGVHLIGDIPIFVAHDSSEVWTHPEWFELDERGHPTVIAGVPPDYFSATGQRWGNPLYRWPVLAADGYRFWVERLRRVLELVDLVRIDHFRGFAGYWEIPAREETAINGCWVPGPGLELFQALRAALGENLPLIAEDLGVITEDVESLRDTLELPGMAVLQFGFEDLEDGFGGSSFLPHKHRRRLAVYTGTHDNNTLLGWWAERNEHLRAQVLTYLNGDGQAVNWDFIRVALGSVADLALFPMQDVLNLGAEACMNRPGTAEGNWLWRYREDQLDPSAAERLLRLSRLYGRRPYEPG; via the coding sequence ATGCACCGCACCAGCGGCCTCCTGCTTCATCCGACCTCGCTTCCCGGCCCCTACGGCATTGGCGACCTTGGCCCGAGCGCCCGCCGTTTCGTCGACTTCCTCGCGGCGGCGGGGCAGGGACTCTGGCAGATGCTGCCGCTGGGTCCGACCGGTTATCGTGATTCACCCTATCAGTGCACCTCGGCCTTTGCGGCCAATCCGTTGCTGATCAGTCCGGATGGGCTGCTGGAACTCGGCTGGCTCCAGGCGTCCGATCTGGACGGGCGACCGGAGTTCCCCGAGGATCGGGTCGACTTCGGCGCCGTCGCGCCCTGGAAGACCCGGCTGCTGGAACTGGCTCGGGCGGGCTTCGGCGAACGCGCCGGCGAGGACGATCGGGCCGACTATGCCCGGTTCTGTGAGCACAAGGCTTTCTGGCTCGACGATTACGCGCTCTATCACGCGCTCAAGACCCATCACGACCTGCGTCCCTGGACCGAGTGGGAGCCGGCGCTCGCCCAGCGCGATCCGGCGGCGCTGGCCGCGTGGTCCGAGCACTATCAGGCTGAGATCGAGCTACAGCGGTTCGTCCAGTATGTCTTTCATCGTCAGTGGTCGGCGCTGCGCGACTATGCGCGTGCACGTGGGGTGCACCTGATCGGCGACATCCCGATCTTCGTCGCCCATGATTCCAGCGAGGTCTGGACCCATCCGGAATGGTTCGAGCTCGACGAGCGAGGGCACCCGACGGTGATCGCCGGGGTGCCGCCGGATTATTTCAGCGCCACGGGCCAGCGCTGGGGCAATCCGCTCTATCGCTGGCCGGTGCTGGCCGCCGACGGCTATCGTTTCTGGGTCGAGCGTCTGCGCCGGGTGCTGGAACTGGTCGATCTGGTGCGCATCGATCATTTCCGCGGCTTCGCGGGTTATTGGGAGATCCCGGCGCGCGAGGAGACGGCGATCAACGGATGCTGGGTGCCTGGGCCTGGGCTGGAACTCTTCCAGGCCCTGCGTGCCGCCCTGGGCGAGAACCTGCCGCTGATCGCCGAGGATCTCGGGGTCATCACCGAGGACGTCGAGTCCTTGCGCGATACGCTGGAATTGCCGGGCATGGCGGTGCTGCAATTCGGGTTCGAGGATCTGGAGGATGGGTTCGGCGGTTCGTCCTTCCTGCCGCACAAGCATCGTCGGCGTCTGGCCGTCTATACCGGCACGCACGACAACAACACCCTGCTCGGCTGGTGGGCCGAGCGCAACGAGCACCTGCGCGCTCAGGTGCTGACCTATCTCAATGGTGACGGGCAGGCGGTCAACTGGGACTTCATCCGCGTCGCGCTCGGCTCGGTGGCCGATCTGGCGCTCTTCCCGATGCAGGACGTGCTGAACTTGGGTGCGGAAGCCTGCATGAACCGTCCGGGTACGGCCGAGGGCAACTGGCTGTGGCGCTATCGTGAGGATCAGCTCGACCCGTCGGCGGCCGAGCGGCTGCTCAGGCTCAGCCGGCTCTACGGTCGCCGCCCCTACGAGCCGGGCTGA
- a CDS encoding DUF1134 domain-containing protein gives MIRLIAAGLLWMTTFAPNVQAQSPDRPDDRGYYDRGGYPGEAPGAYQGSHGGRDTYSEQEILARVEAFFGQGAENLAMAVQKVFREQGEPNGYVAGEEVGAALGVGLRYGRGVLSTRQTQDRPVFWQGPSIGLDLGVNVAKVFILIYRLPSEEYLFRRFPGVEGSLYFIGGVGVNYLQSGDTVIAPIRLGAGWRQGVSAGYMDFTERVHYNPF, from the coding sequence ATGATACGACTGATTGCAGCCGGACTGCTCTGGATGACGACCTTCGCCCCGAACGTTCAGGCACAGTCACCCGATCGGCCCGACGACCGGGGGTACTACGACCGGGGCGGCTATCCGGGGGAGGCGCCAGGGGCCTATCAGGGCAGCCACGGCGGGCGCGACACCTACAGCGAACAGGAGATCCTGGCCAGGGTGGAGGCGTTCTTCGGGCAGGGCGCCGAGAATCTGGCGATGGCGGTGCAGAAGGTCTTTCGCGAGCAGGGCGAACCCAATGGCTATGTCGCCGGCGAGGAGGTCGGGGCGGCACTCGGCGTCGGACTACGCTATGGGCGCGGTGTGCTGAGCACCCGCCAGACCCAGGATCGCCCCGTCTTCTGGCAAGGCCCCTCGATCGGTCTGGATCTCGGGGTCAACGTCGCCAAGGTCTTCATCCTCATCTATCGGCTGCCGAGCGAGGAGTATCTGTTCCGGCGCTTTCCGGGCGTCGAGGGCAGCCTCTACTTCATCGGCGGCGTGGGCGTGAACTATCTGCAATCGGGCGACACCGTCATCGCCCCCATCCGTCTCGGGGCCGGCTGGCGTCAGGGGGTGAGCGCCGGCTACATGGACTTCACCGAGCGCGTTCACTACAACCCGTTCTGA
- a CDS encoding metallophosphoesterase, translated as MHPDEIATLTARIGRAHLRRRLGLEADHEVFVLNRPGAHFFYPENWYSVHGVIRHALRLSGLLARAQDNATRLQVRHNRVVLPGLPAAFEGFRILHLSDLHLDMEPRNVAALCARLPTLDADLCVLTGDYRAKTFGPYDRVLRAMREVRGRIEAPVLAVLGNHDTLAFVPAFESMGIRCLLNESEPIERQGERIYLAGVDDAHYYQVHNLDKAAAGIPEGAVAILLSHTPEIYRHAAHCGFDLMLCGHTHGGQICLPGGFPLTWDAHCPRRLAAGAWSHGAMLGYTSVGAGTSVINARLNCPPEITVHTLTAG; from the coding sequence ATGCATCCGGACGAGATCGCCACGCTGACCGCCCGCATCGGACGCGCCCATCTGCGCCGGCGGCTGGGTCTGGAGGCCGACCACGAGGTCTTCGTGCTCAATCGGCCGGGGGCGCATTTCTTCTATCCGGAGAACTGGTATTCGGTCCACGGAGTCATCCGGCACGCGCTGCGTCTCAGCGGTCTGCTGGCACGCGCCCAGGACAACGCCACCCGGCTTCAGGTCCGGCACAACCGGGTCGTCCTGCCCGGTCTGCCCGCCGCCTTCGAGGGCTTCCGGATCCTGCATCTGAGCGATCTGCATCTGGACATGGAGCCGCGCAACGTCGCGGCCCTGTGTGCGCGGCTACCGACACTCGACGCGGATCTCTGCGTGCTCACCGGCGACTATCGCGCCAAGACTTTCGGCCCCTATGATCGGGTGCTGAGGGCCATGCGCGAGGTGCGCGGGCGGATCGAGGCGCCCGTACTGGCCGTGCTCGGTAATCACGATACCCTGGCCTTCGTACCGGCGTTCGAATCGATGGGCATCCGCTGTCTGCTCAACGAGTCCGAGCCGATCGAACGTCAGGGCGAGCGGATCTATCTCGCCGGCGTCGACGATGCCCATTACTATCAGGTCCACAATCTCGACAAGGCCGCCGCCGGTATCCCCGAGGGGGCCGTCGCCATCCTGCTCTCACATACGCCCGAGATCTACCGGCACGCCGCCCATTGCGGATTCGACCTGATGCTGTGCGGACACACCCACGGCGGCCAGATCTGTCTGCCGGGCGGTTTTCCGCTGACCTGGGATGCGCACTGCCCACGCCGTCTGGCCGCCGGCGCCTGGAGTCACGGCGCCATGCTCGGCTACACCTCGGTCGGGGCCGGAACCTCGGTCATCAACGCCCGGCTCAACTGCCCGCCCGAGATCACCGTCCATACGCTGACCGCCGGCTAA
- a CDS encoding ATP-binding cassette domain-containing protein: MWNCSGEIWLHGRRVSAPGETLAPERRRVGMLFQDFALFPHLSMAGNIGFGLRDGSNARKRARIVELPELIGLAGAGERYPHELSGGMRQRVALARALAPRPEALLLDEPFSSLDAERREQLAREIRDLLKREGVTAVLVTHDQHEAFAMATKRSAGALDRDRRPALIDGYAPRS, from the coding sequence ATTTGGAATTGCTCCGGTGAAATCTGGCTGCACGGACGCCGGGTGTCGGCACCGGGTGAGACGCTCGCGCCCGAGCGGCGGCGTGTCGGGATGCTGTTCCAGGACTTCGCGCTCTTTCCGCATCTGAGCATGGCGGGAAACATCGGCTTCGGTCTGCGTGACGGCTCCAACGCCCGGAAGCGCGCACGCATCGTCGAGCTGCCGGAACTCATCGGGCTGGCCGGCGCCGGGGAGCGCTATCCGCACGAGCTCTCGGGCGGGATGCGGCAGCGCGTGGCCCTGGCGCGCGCCCTGGCACCCCGGCCCGAGGCGCTGTTGCTCGACGAACCCTTTTCGAGCCTCGACGCCGAGCGGCGCGAACAGCTCGCGCGCGAGATCCGCGATCTGCTCAAGCGTGAGGGCGTGACGGCGGTGCTGGTCACGCACGATCAGCACGAGGCCTTCGCCATGGCCACGAAGCGATCGGCCGGGGCTCTTGATAGAGATCGAAGGCCCGCCCTTATTGACGGATACGCCCCTCGCTCATGA
- the mutS gene encoding DNA mismatch repair protein MutS, which yields MMQQYLRIKAEYPHMLLFYRMGDFYELFYEDAERAARLLDITLTRRGQSGGRPIPMAGVPYHAVEGYLAKLMRQGVSVAICEQIGDPAQSKGPVERKVTRIVTPGTLTDEALLEERRENLLVAIAEGASGLGLAVLELSSGRFSVLEVGSSEALMSELERLRPAEILIADDSRLDAELKLERGLTRRPVWHFDPDSGERALCEQFGTRDLGGFGCAGMQLAIGAAGCLLQYVRDTQFAALPHIRGLSTESRDEALILDAATRRNLEITESLGGRPEHTLAGVLDQTVTAMGSRLLRRWLNRPLRDREAIRARHGAIRALIGVGHGPSIQSLLNGIGDLERILARVALGTARPRDLAVLRDSLAVLPDLRTELAESPDPLLAQLRDEIGEHPEVLDLLRRAILEQPPMLIRDGGVIARGYDAELDALRDLSEHADRFLLDLEARERTRTGLANLKVGYNRVHGYYIELSRTQADQVPPDFVRRQTLKGVERYITPELKRFEDQVLSSRERALAREKWLYEELLGQLGLSLGPLQLAAGAIAALDVLANLAERAQTLNWSCPELTNRAQIEIQDGRHPVVERVLDGPFVANGLRLDGKRRMLVITGPNMGGKSTYMRQNALIVLLAHAGSFVPARRAVIGPIDRIFSRIGASDDLAGGRSTFMVEMEETANILNNATAQSLILMDEIGRGTSTFDGLSLAWSCAVELATRIGAYSLFATHYFELTTLPEEYPGIANVHLDAVEHGQSIVFMHALREGPANQSYGLAVAALAGVPPAVIARARERLRELEDGAHRHATRETRQLSLFPMEPASAPRPKAEPEAVVEPVEPPVCTALRDIDPDGLTPREALEALYRLRGMLESLEPSTTFEHECTKAVKGR from the coding sequence ATGATGCAGCAGTATCTGCGCATCAAGGCCGAGTATCCGCACATGCTGCTGTTCTACCGCATGGGGGACTTCTACGAGCTGTTCTATGAGGACGCCGAACGCGCCGCGCGTCTGCTCGATATCACCTTGACCCGGCGCGGTCAGTCGGGCGGCCGGCCGATCCCGATGGCCGGCGTGCCCTATCATGCCGTCGAGGGCTATCTGGCCAAGTTGATGCGTCAGGGCGTGTCCGTCGCCATCTGCGAGCAGATCGGCGATCCGGCCCAGTCCAAGGGGCCGGTCGAGCGCAAGGTGACGCGCATCGTCACGCCCGGAACGCTCACCGACGAGGCATTGCTTGAGGAACGGCGCGAGAACCTGCTGGTGGCCATCGCCGAGGGTGCCTCCGGACTGGGGCTGGCGGTGCTGGAACTCTCCAGCGGACGCTTCTCGGTGCTGGAGGTCGGATCGAGCGAAGCACTGATGAGCGAACTCGAACGGCTCAGACCCGCCGAGATCCTGATCGCCGATGACAGCCGGCTCGATGCAGAGCTAAAACTCGAACGCGGCCTCACCCGCCGCCCGGTGTGGCACTTCGACCCCGACAGCGGCGAGCGTGCCCTGTGCGAGCAGTTCGGCACCCGCGACCTGGGCGGCTTCGGCTGCGCCGGGATGCAACTCGCGATCGGGGCCGCCGGCTGTCTGCTGCAATACGTCCGCGACACCCAGTTCGCCGCCCTGCCCCACATTCGCGGTCTGTCCACCGAGTCGCGCGACGAGGCGCTGATCCTGGATGCCGCGACCCGGCGCAATCTGGAGATCACCGAGAGCCTCGGCGGACGCCCCGAGCACACATTGGCCGGCGTGCTCGACCAGACCGTCACCGCCATGGGCAGCCGCTTGCTGCGCCGCTGGTTGAACCGCCCGCTGCGCGATCGCGAGGCCATCCGCGCCCGGCATGGCGCCATCCGCGCCCTGATCGGCGTCGGACATGGCCCGTCCATCCAGTCGCTCCTGAACGGCATCGGCGACCTGGAACGCATCCTGGCGCGCGTGGCGCTCGGCACCGCCCGCCCGCGCGATCTGGCCGTGCTGCGCGACTCGCTCGCCGTCCTGCCCGATCTGCGCACCGAACTGGCCGAGTCCCCCGATCCCCTGCTCGCCCAACTGCGCGACGAGATCGGCGAGCATCCCGAGGTGCTGGATCTGCTCCGGCGCGCCATCCTCGAACAGCCGCCGATGCTCATCCGCGACGGCGGCGTGATCGCGCGCGGCTATGACGCCGAACTCGATGCGCTGCGCGATCTCTCCGAACATGCCGACCGGTTCCTGCTCGATCTGGAGGCACGCGAGCGGACGCGCACCGGCCTCGCCAACCTCAAGGTCGGCTACAACCGGGTGCACGGCTATTACATCGAACTCAGCCGCACCCAGGCCGATCAGGTACCGCCGGACTTCGTGCGCCGGCAGACGCTCAAGGGGGTCGAGCGCTACATCACGCCCGAACTCAAGCGCTTCGAGGATCAGGTCTTGAGCAGCCGCGAGCGCGCGCTCGCGCGTGAGAAATGGCTCTATGAGGAACTGTTGGGTCAGCTGGGTCTGTCGCTCGGGCCGCTGCAACTGGCCGCCGGCGCCATCGCCGCACTCGACGTGCTCGCCAATCTGGCCGAGCGCGCCCAGACGCTGAACTGGAGCTGTCCGGAGCTGACCAACCGCGCGCAGATCGAGATCCAGGACGGGCGTCATCCGGTCGTCGAGCGCGTGCTCGACGGTCCCTTCGTCGCCAATGGTCTGCGGCTGGACGGCAAACGGCGGATGCTGGTCATCACCGGTCCCAACATGGGCGGCAAGTCGACCTACATGCGCCAGAACGCGCTCATCGTGCTGCTGGCCCATGCCGGGAGCTTCGTGCCGGCACGCCGTGCCGTCATCGGCCCCATCGACCGCATCTTCTCGCGTATCGGCGCCTCGGACGATCTGGCCGGCGGGCGCTCGACCTTCATGGTCGAGATGGAGGAGACGGCGAACATCCTGAACAACGCGACCGCTCAGAGCCTGATCCTGATGGACGAGATCGGGCGCGGCACCAGCACCTTCGACGGGCTGTCGCTGGCCTGGTCGTGCGCCGTCGAGCTGGCCACGCGCATCGGCGCCTACAGCCTGTTCGCGACCCATTATTTCGAGCTGACCACCCTGCCCGAGGAATATCCGGGCATCGCCAACGTCCATCTAGATGCCGTGGAGCATGGCCAGTCGATCGTGTTCATGCACGCCCTGCGCGAGGGGCCGGCCAATCAGAGCTATGGTCTGGCGGTGGCGGCGCTCGCCGGGGTGCCGCCGGCGGTCATCGCCCGCGCGCGCGAGCGGCTGCGTGAACTGGAGGATGGCGCCCATCGCCATGCCACGCGCGAGACCCGGCAGCTCTCGCTGTTCCCGATGGAACCGGCGTCGGCACCGCGTCCCAAGGCCGAGCCGGAAGCCGTCGTCGAGCCGGTCGAACCGCCGGTCTGCACGGCACTGCGTGACATCGATCCGGACGGACTCACGCCACGCGAGGCGCTGGAAGCGCTCTACCGTCTGCGTGGGATGCTCGAATCCCTGGAGCCTTCGACGACGTTCGAGCACGAGTGCACGAAAGCTGTCAAGGGCCGATGA
- a CDS encoding OmpA family protein, with amino-acid sequence MPGLTPGADGRRLFEPIARLTVVLLLMGFMGMAGAVAATDFERDLAGATDIPGLPRFEGSVIIGHRVSPFDETLIPTGPWETGTGDWKQTIKASGRRTRLVYLAPRNASSLEVIRNYRRALEALGYETLYQCSGFEECGAGVDRFYGEAANGKQLTDSHLLKHVYSDTTVQEPRLYSARRQTPDGDSQLFVFAALQDNFADSAAGNRVAIFVEEVLSQPMRERMVSIEAKEMAQGLSDAGRIAVHGIQFDFNQATIKAESKPQLEQIALMLVENPDLKLYIVGHTDNRGTLDYNMDLSRRRAEEVVRTLIQSYGIPGERLKPMGVANLAPLTSNATEEGRALNRRVEIVAQ; translated from the coding sequence ATGCCTGGTCTGACGCCGGGGGCGGACGGACGGCGGCTGTTCGAGCCGATCGCTCGGCTCACGGTGGTCCTGCTGCTCATGGGATTCATGGGCATGGCCGGAGCAGTTGCGGCGACCGATTTCGAGCGCGATCTTGCAGGCGCGACCGACATCCCCGGCCTTCCGCGCTTCGAGGGGTCGGTCATCATCGGTCATCGGGTCAGTCCCTTCGATGAGACGCTGATTCCAACCGGTCCCTGGGAGACAGGTACCGGAGACTGGAAACAGACGATCAAGGCGTCCGGCCGGCGCACGCGGCTGGTCTATCTCGCCCCGCGCAACGCCAGCTCGCTGGAGGTCATCCGCAACTACCGCCGCGCGCTGGAAGCCTTGGGCTATGAAACGCTCTACCAGTGCTCGGGGTTCGAGGAGTGCGGCGCCGGTGTCGATCGCTTCTATGGCGAGGCCGCCAACGGCAAGCAGCTCACCGACAGCCATCTGCTCAAGCACGTCTATTCGGACACGACGGTCCAGGAGCCACGGCTCTACAGCGCGCGCCGACAGACCCCGGACGGTGATTCACAGCTCTTCGTCTTCGCCGCCCTACAGGACAACTTCGCCGATTCGGCCGCCGGCAACCGCGTGGCCATCTTCGTCGAGGAGGTGCTGTCGCAGCCGATGCGCGAGCGCATGGTCTCGATCGAAGCCAAAGAGATGGCCCAGGGACTCTCGGACGCCGGGCGCATCGCCGTCCACGGCATCCAGTTCGACTTCAATCAGGCGACCATCAAGGCCGAATCCAAGCCCCAGCTCGAACAGATCGCCCTGATGCTGGTGGAGAATCCCGATCTCAAGCTCTACATCGTCGGTCACACCGACAATCGCGGCACGCTGGACTACAACATGGATCTCTCGCGCCGCCGTGCCGAGGAGGTGGTGCGCACGCTCATCCAGAGTTATGGCATTCCGGGTGAGCGACTCAAGCCCATGGGTGTGGCCAATCTCGCGCCGCTGACCAGCAACGCCACCGAAGAAGGGCGCGCGCTCAACCGACGGGTCGAGATCGTGGCTCAATGA
- a CDS encoding RMD1 family protein, producing MSISTHDGHTILTARARLLGRHLDIRRLGHLEALATNPLVTPIGDTGRAVLFRSGAVVLFGVNDAQEAAFVEEIRPFVRDSLIQPEHEDLPILIDPTRAEALERERLVLADADLARLQVVADILGKSVLLADQESRVAHAFDRIEPLADRLRRQGRGVSHAGTLIRHIGEALAIQHDMVGRGEIGDKPEVIWERPDLERLFLNLEAEYEIRERQLALERKLTLINDTAGTLLDLLQSKRSLRVEWYIVILIVVEIVLTLYELFLRAPGR from the coding sequence ATGTCCATATCGACCCATGATGGCCACACCATACTGACCGCGCGCGCCCGATTGCTCGGGCGTCACCTCGACATCCGGCGTCTCGGACACCTGGAGGCGCTGGCGACCAATCCGCTGGTCACGCCGATCGGCGACACGGGGCGCGCCGTGCTCTTTCGCTCGGGCGCCGTGGTGCTGTTCGGGGTCAACGACGCGCAGGAAGCCGCCTTCGTCGAGGAGATCCGCCCCTTCGTGCGCGACTCGCTGATCCAGCCCGAGCACGAAGACCTGCCGATCCTGATCGATCCGACCCGCGCCGAGGCGCTGGAGCGCGAACGTCTGGTGCTGGCCGATGCCGATCTGGCGCGACTCCAGGTCGTGGCCGACATCCTGGGCAAGAGCGTGCTGCTGGCCGATCAGGAGTCCAGGGTCGCGCATGCCTTCGACCGCATCGAGCCGCTGGCCGATCGCTTGCGGCGTCAGGGTCGCGGGGTGAGTCATGCCGGCACCCTCATCCGCCACATCGGCGAGGCGCTGGCGATCCAGCATGACATGGTCGGACGCGGCGAGATCGGCGACAAACCGGAGGTGATTTGGGAACGTCCGGATCTGGAACGGCTGTTCCTGAATCTGGAGGCCGAATACGAGATCCGCGAACGTCAACTGGCCCTGGAGCGCAAGCTGACGCTGATCAACGACACCGCCGGCACCCTGCTCGATCTGTTGCAGAGCAAGCGCAGTCTGCGGGTGGAGTGGTACATCGTCATCCTGATCGTGGTCGAGATCGTGCTGACGCTCTATGAGCTGTTCCTGCGCGCTCCCGGACGCTGA
- a CDS encoding ABC transporter ATP-binding protein, with product MFALDVQQLTKVYRGGFQALKGVDLQVGEGDFFALLGPNGAGKSTFIGIVSSLVNKTSGRVSVFGRDLDRDPEGVKSCIGLVPQEFNFNLFLPVIEVVLNQAGYYGIPRAVAKDRAERYLRQLDLWDRRDTEMRRLSGGMKRRLMIARALVHEPRLLILDEPTAGVDIEIRRSMWSFLRELNAQGTTIILTTHYLEEAESLCRNIAIIDGGEIAERTSLAVLLNRLHTETFVLNLKGRVSELPELGGFVLQALDDCTLEVEMNRDHTINGLFEALSRNGIEVISLRNKQNRLERLFLELVDRRGPEVGA from the coding sequence ATGTTCGCACTCGACGTTCAGCAACTCACCAAGGTCTACCGAGGCGGTTTCCAGGCGCTCAAGGGCGTCGATCTCCAGGTCGGGGAGGGGGATTTCTTCGCCCTGCTCGGACCCAACGGGGCCGGCAAGTCGACCTTCATCGGCATCGTCTCGTCACTGGTGAACAAGACCTCGGGCCGGGTCTCGGTGTTCGGGCGCGATCTGGACCGCGATCCGGAAGGCGTCAAGTCGTGCATCGGTCTGGTGCCGCAGGAGTTCAACTTCAATCTGTTCCTGCCGGTGATCGAGGTCGTGCTCAATCAGGCCGGCTATTATGGCATCCCGCGCGCCGTCGCCAAGGACCGCGCCGAACGCTATCTGCGCCAGCTCGACCTCTGGGACAGGCGCGACACCGAGATGCGCCGGCTCTCGGGCGGCATGAAGCGCCGGTTGATGATCGCGCGCGCCCTGGTCCATGAGCCGCGTCTCCTGATCCTCGACGAGCCGACCGCCGGCGTCGATATCGAGATCCGGCGCTCGATGTGGTCCTTCCTGCGCGAACTCAATGCCCAGGGGACGACCATCATCCTCACCACCCATTATCTGGAAGAGGCCGAGAGCCTCTGCCGCAACATCGCCATCATCGACGGCGGCGAGATCGCCGAGCGCACCAGTCTGGCGGTGCTGCTCAACCGGCTCCATACCGAGACCTTCGTGCTCAATCTCAAGGGACGGGTCTCGGAGCTGCCGGAGCTGGGCGGTTTCGTGCTCCAGGCGCTGGACGACTGTACTCTGGAAGTCGAGATGAATCGCGACCACACCATCAACGGACTCTTCGAGGCGCTCTCGCGCAACGGCATCGAGGTCATCAGTCTGCGCAACAAGCAGAACCGGCTCGAACGTCTGTTCCTCGAACTGGTCGACCGGCGCGGTCCGGAGGTGGGGGCATGA
- a CDS encoding ABC transporter permease produces MSARLDDWRRYRVTFRTILGKEVLRFLRIWVQTILPSVITTTLYFVIFGRLIGERIGPMDGFAYLDFIVPGLVLMGVITNSYSNVVSSFYSSKFSRYIEELLVSPAPNWVILAGYVAGGVARGLTVGVAVMLVAMFFTEIRIHDPLLMLLIGLLTATLFSLGGFINAIYANSFDDISIVPTFVLTPLTYLGGVFYSIDLLPEFWQTVSLANPVLYMVNAFRHGLLGVSDIPLVPAFGMILMFIAILAAYSLFLLRRGVGIKT; encoded by the coding sequence ATGAGCGCGCGGCTGGACGACTGGCGTCGTTACCGGGTGACCTTCCGGACCATCCTGGGCAAGGAAGTGCTGCGCTTCTTGCGCATCTGGGTCCAGACCATCCTGCCCTCGGTCATCACCACCACGCTCTATTTCGTCATCTTCGGGCGTCTGATCGGCGAGCGCATCGGACCCATGGACGGGTTCGCCTATCTGGATTTCATCGTCCCCGGACTGGTGCTCATGGGCGTGATCACCAACTCCTATTCCAACGTGGTCTCATCGTTCTACAGCAGCAAGTTCTCGCGCTACATCGAGGAATTGCTGGTCTCGCCGGCGCCCAACTGGGTGATCCTGGCCGGCTACGTCGCCGGCGGCGTGGCGCGCGGTCTGACGGTGGGCGTGGCGGTGATGCTGGTGGCGATGTTCTTCACCGAGATCCGCATCCATGATCCGCTCTTGATGCTGCTGATCGGCCTCCTGACCGCGACGCTCTTTTCGCTCGGCGGCTTCATCAACGCCATATACGCCAACAGCTTCGACGACATCTCGATCGTGCCGACCTTCGTGCTCACGCCCCTGACCTATCTGGGCGGCGTCTTCTATTCGATCGATCTGCTGCCCGAGTTCTGGCAGACCGTCTCGCTGGCCAATCCGGTGCTCTACATGGTCAACGCCTTCCGCCACGGGCTGCTCGGGGTCAGCGACATCCCGCTCGTGCCGGCGTTCGGCATGATCCTGATGTTCATCGCCATCCTGGCGGCCTACAGTCTGTTCCTGCTGCGCCGGGGCGTGGGCATCAAGACCTGA